The Plectropomus leopardus isolate mb chromosome 7, YSFRI_Pleo_2.0, whole genome shotgun sequence genome window below encodes:
- the LOC121945950 gene encoding 2-iminobutanoate/2-iminopropanoate deaminase-like: MAALIRRIISTTKAPAAIGPYSQAVVADRTMYISGQLGMDPASGQLVEGGVTAQTRQALVNMGEILKAAGGGYENVVKTTVLLADMNDFTTVNDVYKQFFSSNYPARAAYQVAALPRGGLVEIEAVAVLGPLTDAS; this comes from the exons ATGGCTGCATTAATCAGGAGGATTATCAGCACAACTAAAGCTCCCGCTGCTATCGGCCCGTACAG CCAAGCAGTGGTGGCAGATCGCACCATGTACATCTCAGGACAGTTAGGGATGGATCCTGCCAGTGGACAGTTAGTGGAAGGGGGTGTTACAGCTCAAACCAGACAG GCTCTTGTGAACATGGGTGAAATCCTTAAAGCAGCTGGTGGTGGTTATGAGAATG TTGTCAAAACCACGGTGCTCCTAGCTGACATGAATGACTTTACCACTGTAAATGATGTCTACAAGCAGT TTTTCAGCTCTAACTATCCAGCCAGAGCTGCCTACCAGGTTGCTGCTCTCCCCAGA GGTGGACTGGTTGAGATTGAAGCAGTTGCTGTATTGGGCCCTCTGACTGACGCTTCCTAA
- the pop1 gene encoding ribonucleases P/MRP protein subunit POP1 isoform X1, whose product MRAFVLDFSHCQKMSAAKVKMRGKKMRNQPANVQYPSSASSTQNGGDTSVTGGGGSDGPSDVHPNTSRSKKPYQRGGWVRGHQKDGGGYIKEMPKYITAGAYARARAAEVNAMVKAITEKTGSCHVFGALPKHMRRRAMSHNSKRLPRRLRDVANRMREKSLQAGSKKKKEQAKSKSRKARRRHGNLLLEFNRRQRKNVWLETHIWHAKRFHMVKKWGYCLGDRPTYKCYRACYRAMSSHCLLQDLSYYCCIELQGEEDKLLASLSQLTSKEAGPTFAAALCLSGQRQGSVVVYRAGQYPLQPLGPVTFLWRPRAQGSTHRQLWIWAHPTIKQDLLPELQTVCQCCEAVVPPAAPVVTPAEVLPTLEPEPEKTTEAKQVTGTKRKRASKDASGLPAKKILGDGTRSPTTPVTWKSSSNGIVINDLTMEIVRYRLIGPHSHSVLAETLEAATDCDEMDKSQPSPLWWPEHCKDESKMNLHQKQADVFHNLKGIYSTAELPSGTVLGLTVDDPRLTLPTKKVKALPCVQQAQEVDKEKRRELMLRGVPEPCCQSFLWEQSVRDNVTDNKISEQELNRRRSEVLVPGSQLSPTPLQGRVPILLVHQPGKQVGHEMSNWGAGWDLLLPKGWGMAFWIPLVYRGVRIGGLNMSLKHSQNKGAPHFPHDFPDCPGGVRFQEEQEAELLDKFKRRPPAKRTNYIKHGCLAPFCCPWQQLAEEWKLILREGEEERKGDSRTQSTTEADTVMEEEMTSHGDITVTKPPSRITVLRNRKSLRLLSGWCRPTTSKGQRPCRVGEGPPLDRSAMTSFLMAHGMSLVWVRLSVLSKGKPELHAMVCVPTAEDLKLLNKKPVSSGPQEPPHRNQFKSRIRHRKRDPKKAATPSLNTDNKTESQKVDPPSVSEPNPTTPEEPKSSPQTSLQLVFGLWPDPLPCVTAHCSRVTLGWVTQGDFSLSAGCGEALGFVSVSGLINTLINQPMEHRGMLLLRNPKSLQYRFAKINIEV is encoded by the exons ATGAGAGCATTTGTACTGGATTTCTCACACTGTCAG AAAATGTCTGCAGCTAAAGTGAAGATGCGgggaaaaaagatgagaaatcAGCCTGCCAATGTTCAATATCCATCTTCTGCCAGCAGCACACAGAACGGAGGAGACACTTCGGTCACTG GTGGCGGTGGCAGTGATGGACCATCCGACGTCCATCCAAATACAAGCAGGTCAAAGAAACCGTACCAACGAGGTGGATGGGTCCGAGGACATCAGAAAGATGGTGGAGGCTACATCAAGGAGATGCCCAAGTACATCACTG CTGGAGCTTATGCCAGGGCCAGGGCAGCAGAGGTGAATGCCATGGTGAAAGCTATCACAGAGAAAACGGGCAGCTGCCATGTGTTCGGAGCCCTGCCCAAACACATGAGGAGACGGGCCATGAGCCACAACAGCAAGCGGCTCCCTCGTAGACTGAGAGACGTGGCCAACAGAATG CGAGAGAAAAGCCTCCAGGCCGGCtcgaagaagaagaaagaacaGGCAAAGAGCAAGAGCCGCAAGGCCCGCCGCCGGCACGGGAATCTGCTGCTGGAGTTCAACCGCCGGCAGAGGAAGAACGTGTGGCTGGAGACACACATATGGCACGCCAAGCGCTTCCACATGGTTAAAAAGTGGGGCTACTGCCTCGGGGACAGACCTACATACAAATGCTATCGGGCTTGCTACAGGGCAATGAGCAGCCACTGTCTGCTGCAG GACCTTTCTTACTACTGCTGCATAGAGCTGCAAGGAGAGGAAGACAAGCTGCTGGCTTCTCTGTCACAGCTGACCAGCAAGGAGGCCG GTCCTACATTTGCAGCAGCACTGTGTCTGTCAGGGCAGAGACAGGGCAGTGTGGTGGTGTACAGAGCAGGACAGTACCCTTTGCAGCCCCTGGGCCCTGTCACCTTCCTCTGGAGACCCCGTGCACAGGGCTCAACCCACAGGCAGCTGTGGATTTGGGCTCATCCCACCATTAAACAG GACCTTCTTCCTGAGTTACAAACTGTGTGCCAGTGTTGTGAGGCTGTAGTTCCTCCAGCGGCCCCAGTGGTGACACCTGCTGAAGTTCTTCCCACCCTAGAACCAGAGCCCGAAAAGACCACTGAGGCCAAGCAGGTAACTGGAACCAAGAGAAAGCGAGCTTCAAAGGATGCCAGTGGACTTCCTGCCAAGAAGATTCTGGGAGATGGAACCAGATCTCCCACCACACCAGTTACCTGGAAGTCCAGCTCAAATGGAATAGTTATAAA TGATCTCACAATGGAGATTGTGCGCTATCGCCTGATTGGACCTCACTCTCATTCTGTTCTGGCCGAAACTCTGGAGGCAGCTACAGACTGTGAC gaaATGGATAAATCTCAGCCCTCTCCCCTCTGGTGGCCTGAGCACTGCAAAGACGAGAGCAAGATGAATCTGCATCAAAAACAAGCCGATGTCTTTCACAATCTGAAAG GCATCTATTCGACTGCAGAGCTCCCCTCAGGCACGGTGCTGGGTCTGACTGTAGATGACCCCAGACTGACTTTACCAACAAAGAAGGTTAAAGCTTTGCCCTGTGTACAGCAGGCACAAG aggttgacaaggagaagaggagggagctGATGCTGCGGGGAGTACCTGAACCCTGCTGTCAGAGTTTCCTGTGGGAGCAGTCTGTCCGGGACAACGTCACTGATAACAAGATATCCGAGCAG GAGTTGAACCGTAGGAGAAGTGAAGTGCTGGTGCCGGGCTCTCAGCTGAGCCCCACTCCCCTGCAGGGCCGAGTCCCCATCCTGCTGGTTCATCAACCTGGCAAGCAGGTGGGACATGAGATGAGCAACTGGGGTGCTGGATGGGACCTGCTGCTTCCTAAAGGGTGGGGCATGGCCTTCTGGATCCCACTG GTGTACAGAGGAGTTCGCATCGGAGGGCTGAACATGAGTCTGAAACACTCTCAGAATAAAGGAGCCCCCCACTTCCCCCACGATTTCCCAGACTGCCCTGGAGGCGTTCGTTttcaggaggagcaggaggcagAGCTCCTGGACAAGTTTAAAAG GCGTCCGCCCGCCAAAAGAACCAATTACATTAAACATGGCTGTCTGGCTCCGTTCTGTTGCCCTTGGCAACAGCTGGCCGAGGAGTGGAAGCTTATCTtgagggagggagaagaggagaggaaaggagacaGCCGGACCCAAAGCACAACAGAGGCTGACAcagtgatggaggaggagatgacATCACATGGAGATATCACTGTCACGAAGCCTCCGAGCCGCATCACCGTACTGAG GAACAGAAAGTCACTGAGGCTGCTTTCTGGTTGGTGCAGACCGACGACATCTAAAGGACAAAGGCCGTGCCGTGTTGGAGAGGGGCCACCTCTCGACCGCTCAGCTATGACATCATTTCTCATGGCACATGGGATGAGTCTGGTTTGGGTGCGCCTGTCAGTTCTATCCAAGGGCAAACCAGAGCTCCACGCCATGGTGTGTGTGCCAACCGCAGAAGACCTGAAGCTGCTGAACAAAAAGCCTGTGAGCAGCGGCCCCCAGGAGCCCCCACACAGAAACCAATTCAAGAGTAGAATCAGACACCGAAAGAGGGACCCCAAGAAAGCTGCTACACCATCTTTGAATACTGATAACAAGACTGAGAGCCAAAAAGTAgaccctccctctgtctctgaaCCAAACCCCACCACACCTGAAGAGCCGAAATCATCTCCCCAGACTTCCTTGCAACTCGTCTTCGGGCTGTGGCCGGATCCTCTGCCGTGTGTCACCGCTCACTGCTCCCGGGTGACTCTGGGCTGGGTCACTCAGGGCGACTTCTCCCTGTCTGCAGGATGTGGGGAGGCTCTGGGGTTTGTCAGTGTTTCCGGCCTCATTAACACCCTCATAAACCAGCCGATGGAACACAGAGGAATGTTGCTGCTGCGCAACCCCAAATCCCTGCAATACCGCTTTGCTAAAATCAACATAGAGGTCTGA
- the pop1 gene encoding ribonucleases P/MRP protein subunit POP1 isoform X2 — protein sequence MSAAKVKMRGKKMRNQPANVQYPSSASSTQNGGDTSVTGGGGSDGPSDVHPNTSRSKKPYQRGGWVRGHQKDGGGYIKEMPKYITAGAYARARAAEVNAMVKAITEKTGSCHVFGALPKHMRRRAMSHNSKRLPRRLRDVANRMREKSLQAGSKKKKEQAKSKSRKARRRHGNLLLEFNRRQRKNVWLETHIWHAKRFHMVKKWGYCLGDRPTYKCYRACYRAMSSHCLLQDLSYYCCIELQGEEDKLLASLSQLTSKEAGPTFAAALCLSGQRQGSVVVYRAGQYPLQPLGPVTFLWRPRAQGSTHRQLWIWAHPTIKQDLLPELQTVCQCCEAVVPPAAPVVTPAEVLPTLEPEPEKTTEAKQVTGTKRKRASKDASGLPAKKILGDGTRSPTTPVTWKSSSNGIVINDLTMEIVRYRLIGPHSHSVLAETLEAATDCDEMDKSQPSPLWWPEHCKDESKMNLHQKQADVFHNLKGIYSTAELPSGTVLGLTVDDPRLTLPTKKVKALPCVQQAQEVDKEKRRELMLRGVPEPCCQSFLWEQSVRDNVTDNKISEQELNRRRSEVLVPGSQLSPTPLQGRVPILLVHQPGKQVGHEMSNWGAGWDLLLPKGWGMAFWIPLVYRGVRIGGLNMSLKHSQNKGAPHFPHDFPDCPGGVRFQEEQEAELLDKFKRRPPAKRTNYIKHGCLAPFCCPWQQLAEEWKLILREGEEERKGDSRTQSTTEADTVMEEEMTSHGDITVTKPPSRITVLRNRKSLRLLSGWCRPTTSKGQRPCRVGEGPPLDRSAMTSFLMAHGMSLVWVRLSVLSKGKPELHAMVCVPTAEDLKLLNKKPVSSGPQEPPHRNQFKSRIRHRKRDPKKAATPSLNTDNKTESQKVDPPSVSEPNPTTPEEPKSSPQTSLQLVFGLWPDPLPCVTAHCSRVTLGWVTQGDFSLSAGCGEALGFVSVSGLINTLINQPMEHRGMLLLRNPKSLQYRFAKINIEV from the exons ATGTCTGCAGCTAAAGTGAAGATGCGgggaaaaaagatgagaaatcAGCCTGCCAATGTTCAATATCCATCTTCTGCCAGCAGCACACAGAACGGAGGAGACACTTCGGTCACTG GTGGCGGTGGCAGTGATGGACCATCCGACGTCCATCCAAATACAAGCAGGTCAAAGAAACCGTACCAACGAGGTGGATGGGTCCGAGGACATCAGAAAGATGGTGGAGGCTACATCAAGGAGATGCCCAAGTACATCACTG CTGGAGCTTATGCCAGGGCCAGGGCAGCAGAGGTGAATGCCATGGTGAAAGCTATCACAGAGAAAACGGGCAGCTGCCATGTGTTCGGAGCCCTGCCCAAACACATGAGGAGACGGGCCATGAGCCACAACAGCAAGCGGCTCCCTCGTAGACTGAGAGACGTGGCCAACAGAATG CGAGAGAAAAGCCTCCAGGCCGGCtcgaagaagaagaaagaacaGGCAAAGAGCAAGAGCCGCAAGGCCCGCCGCCGGCACGGGAATCTGCTGCTGGAGTTCAACCGCCGGCAGAGGAAGAACGTGTGGCTGGAGACACACATATGGCACGCCAAGCGCTTCCACATGGTTAAAAAGTGGGGCTACTGCCTCGGGGACAGACCTACATACAAATGCTATCGGGCTTGCTACAGGGCAATGAGCAGCCACTGTCTGCTGCAG GACCTTTCTTACTACTGCTGCATAGAGCTGCAAGGAGAGGAAGACAAGCTGCTGGCTTCTCTGTCACAGCTGACCAGCAAGGAGGCCG GTCCTACATTTGCAGCAGCACTGTGTCTGTCAGGGCAGAGACAGGGCAGTGTGGTGGTGTACAGAGCAGGACAGTACCCTTTGCAGCCCCTGGGCCCTGTCACCTTCCTCTGGAGACCCCGTGCACAGGGCTCAACCCACAGGCAGCTGTGGATTTGGGCTCATCCCACCATTAAACAG GACCTTCTTCCTGAGTTACAAACTGTGTGCCAGTGTTGTGAGGCTGTAGTTCCTCCAGCGGCCCCAGTGGTGACACCTGCTGAAGTTCTTCCCACCCTAGAACCAGAGCCCGAAAAGACCACTGAGGCCAAGCAGGTAACTGGAACCAAGAGAAAGCGAGCTTCAAAGGATGCCAGTGGACTTCCTGCCAAGAAGATTCTGGGAGATGGAACCAGATCTCCCACCACACCAGTTACCTGGAAGTCCAGCTCAAATGGAATAGTTATAAA TGATCTCACAATGGAGATTGTGCGCTATCGCCTGATTGGACCTCACTCTCATTCTGTTCTGGCCGAAACTCTGGAGGCAGCTACAGACTGTGAC gaaATGGATAAATCTCAGCCCTCTCCCCTCTGGTGGCCTGAGCACTGCAAAGACGAGAGCAAGATGAATCTGCATCAAAAACAAGCCGATGTCTTTCACAATCTGAAAG GCATCTATTCGACTGCAGAGCTCCCCTCAGGCACGGTGCTGGGTCTGACTGTAGATGACCCCAGACTGACTTTACCAACAAAGAAGGTTAAAGCTTTGCCCTGTGTACAGCAGGCACAAG aggttgacaaggagaagaggagggagctGATGCTGCGGGGAGTACCTGAACCCTGCTGTCAGAGTTTCCTGTGGGAGCAGTCTGTCCGGGACAACGTCACTGATAACAAGATATCCGAGCAG GAGTTGAACCGTAGGAGAAGTGAAGTGCTGGTGCCGGGCTCTCAGCTGAGCCCCACTCCCCTGCAGGGCCGAGTCCCCATCCTGCTGGTTCATCAACCTGGCAAGCAGGTGGGACATGAGATGAGCAACTGGGGTGCTGGATGGGACCTGCTGCTTCCTAAAGGGTGGGGCATGGCCTTCTGGATCCCACTG GTGTACAGAGGAGTTCGCATCGGAGGGCTGAACATGAGTCTGAAACACTCTCAGAATAAAGGAGCCCCCCACTTCCCCCACGATTTCCCAGACTGCCCTGGAGGCGTTCGTTttcaggaggagcaggaggcagAGCTCCTGGACAAGTTTAAAAG GCGTCCGCCCGCCAAAAGAACCAATTACATTAAACATGGCTGTCTGGCTCCGTTCTGTTGCCCTTGGCAACAGCTGGCCGAGGAGTGGAAGCTTATCTtgagggagggagaagaggagaggaaaggagacaGCCGGACCCAAAGCACAACAGAGGCTGACAcagtgatggaggaggagatgacATCACATGGAGATATCACTGTCACGAAGCCTCCGAGCCGCATCACCGTACTGAG GAACAGAAAGTCACTGAGGCTGCTTTCTGGTTGGTGCAGACCGACGACATCTAAAGGACAAAGGCCGTGCCGTGTTGGAGAGGGGCCACCTCTCGACCGCTCAGCTATGACATCATTTCTCATGGCACATGGGATGAGTCTGGTTTGGGTGCGCCTGTCAGTTCTATCCAAGGGCAAACCAGAGCTCCACGCCATGGTGTGTGTGCCAACCGCAGAAGACCTGAAGCTGCTGAACAAAAAGCCTGTGAGCAGCGGCCCCCAGGAGCCCCCACACAGAAACCAATTCAAGAGTAGAATCAGACACCGAAAGAGGGACCCCAAGAAAGCTGCTACACCATCTTTGAATACTGATAACAAGACTGAGAGCCAAAAAGTAgaccctccctctgtctctgaaCCAAACCCCACCACACCTGAAGAGCCGAAATCATCTCCCCAGACTTCCTTGCAACTCGTCTTCGGGCTGTGGCCGGATCCTCTGCCGTGTGTCACCGCTCACTGCTCCCGGGTGACTCTGGGCTGGGTCACTCAGGGCGACTTCTCCCTGTCTGCAGGATGTGGGGAGGCTCTGGGGTTTGTCAGTGTTTCCGGCCTCATTAACACCCTCATAAACCAGCCGATGGAACACAGAGGAATGTTGCTGCTGCGCAACCCCAAATCCCTGCAATACCGCTTTGCTAAAATCAACATAGAGGTCTGA
- the LOC121946044 gene encoding skin secretory protein xP2-like encodes MGCSSSSAQTVDQEKRPGTKPEETNGDTVAVRNGIIPEDAQTIEDQMQLPVQTALPDDLQPRADDEAEAVLVALEAQEDLGSGEDLLSAPEPQPEPVAPAEPAPEAAAPAEAPAEPEAAVVAVETSPPVEEAAPVETVVAEAAPAESVVAMQAEAPAVVEEVTAEPAKASPEVSTPAAEPVVSEPAEAPVIVEEAAAVVAETPAEVAAPVVAEAPGEVAAPVVAEAPAEVAAPVVAEAPAEVAAPVVAEAPAEVAAPVAAEAPTDNAAPVSASTAPCESSEAGEALAPIAASATSELVASEAAASEAAAPEAAAPEAAAPAAAEPEAAAPDEVVVPEEASAPSEVSAPAEPQAPVEALQSLIDAKIAAATVPEMPPLTPVVVEAQAAPQPAVEEAAAPAVPVQEAIVPASIPEAAPAATVTSESVAESAAQVQATLAEAPLAAAPELSPEGVAATEAPQETESEKAKKED; translated from the exons CAGTCAGAAATGGCATCATCCCCGAAGATGCACAAACCATCGAGGACCAGATGCAGCTGCCTGTGCAGACTGCCTTGCCGGATGATCTACAACCAAGAGCCGATGATGAGGCGGAGGCCGTGTTAGTGGCCCTGGAGGCCCAGGAGGATCTTGGCTCTGGGGAGGACCTCCTGTCTGCTCCTGAGCCTCAGCCTGAACCTGTTGCCCCTGCAGAGCCAGCTCCAGAGGCTGCTGCTCCAGCTGAAGCCCCCGCTGAACCTGAGGCTGCTGTAGTGGCAGTAGAGACATCGCCCCCTGTGGAGGAAGCTGCCCCTGTAGAAACTGTAGTCGCTGAGGCTGCTCCTGCTGAATCTGTTGTAGCTATGCAGGCAGAGGCCCCTGCTGTTGTAGAAGAGGTGACCGCTGAGCCAGCCAAGGCCTCTCCTGAAGTTTCCACCCCTGCTGCTGAACCTGTTGTATCGGAGCCAGCAGAGGCCCCAGTGATTGTGGAAGAGGCAGCAGCTGTAGTGGCTGAGACCCCTGCTGAAGTTGCTGCTCCTGTGGTGGCAGAGGCCCCTGGTGAGGTTGCTGCTCCTGTGGTGGCAGAGGCCCCTGCTGAGGTTGCTGCTCCTGTGGTGGCAGAGGCCCCTGCTGAAGTTGCTGCTCCTGTGGTGGCAGAGGCCCCTGCTGAAGTTGCTGCTCCTGTGGCAGCAGAGGCCCCAACTGACAATGCTGCACCAGTTAGTGCCTCAACAGCACCATGTGAATCCTCTGAAGCAGGAGAAGCTTTAGCACCAATTGCAGCTTCAGCAACAAGTGAGCTTGTGGCGTCAGAGGCTGCGGCGTCAGAAGCTGCGGCACCAGAGGCTGCTGCACCAGAGGCTGCGGCGCCAGCAGCTGCGGAGCCAGAGGCTGCAGCTCCAGATGAAGTTGTAGTTCCAGAGGAGGCTTCAGCACCAAGTGAAGTCTCTGCACCAGCTGAACCCCAAGCCCCTGTAGAGGCACTACAGTCACTAATAGATGCAAAGATTGCTGCAGCAACTGTTCCAGAGATGCCTCCGTTAACTCCAGTCGTTGTTGAGGCCCAAGCTGCACCTCAGCCTGCTGTTGAGGAGGCAGCTGCACCTGCTGTGCCAGTCCAGGAGGCAATAGTTCCAGCGTCTATACCAGAAGCAGCCCCAGCAGCGACTGTGACCTCAGAGTCTGTGGCAGAAAGTGCAGCCCAGGTACAGGCCACACTGGCTGAAGCACCCTTAGCTGCGGCCCCTGAGCTCTCGCCTGAAG gggTGGCTGCAACTGAGGCCCCTCAGGAGACTGAGAGTGAGAAAGCCAAAAAGGAAGATTGA